TTGGCTTTAGAGTTTCAGTGTACCACAAAACAGCCTGcattaaaaaaatcattcaaCGACGTGGCCAAACCATCAACTTTATATAAGAATTTCTCAAGCAACActaaggactcgtttggttcgcgggtaaagaagggggaaagtgtgatcaacgggaaagtaaCGAGATGCCACttgtttagttggagttttcaaaggagagagatggaaaagttgtatttccataggaatatgattcccacatttcataaaaaagtcttttccatgtgaaacatggaaaagttatttTCCTATGAGGCGAAAATCACtcaatctttatttttttgccaaaaaaggcccttcagcattaaagaggcattaaattaaagacctaatttttattaagggtgtaataggaattacacataactttttcagaaaagtggatggtcaaccaaacataagcactctagaaatctgtcacttttccatgtttaaccaaacatgccaaatgtACATTCCCAGGCATTCTCTTCCTATAAATCTTCtacccaggaatcatattcgtaGGAGAGAAAATGCTTCCAGTGAACCAAACGAGAGCCCTAAGAGATATCCCATCCAGATAAGTGACAATTTTTTACTGAAATAGAGCATTTTCTATTTGGTTCTGACCTTCTTATCATGGCCTCCAGTTGCTAGCAGTTTTCCATCAGAGGAGAAGTGGCAACAAACGACTTTATTTGTACTCGCTTGGGATGATCCGATCTCAGTAAATGTAAACCCTGACAGTGCAGTTCTGATAACATTAAACATAAAGTGAACCGAAGAAGATGAAAACCTTTTTTAcccatcttttctttttatagtAGCAGAGCAAAAGCATCTCATTTAAACAATGAACCAACATAAAAGGCAGCACCTTTGCTGACATCCAAACAGCGACCAACTGTATCTCTTGGATCTGTGTCATCATGAGATAAAAAAGACTCGACATTATCACCCAAAGATCCATCCTCCACAAACCGATCCATGTCAGCCTGCAATTCAATATCTTTATCATCCCACTGCCAAAATGAAGTGCTAATGAGTGTCTGTGCAAGTAAAGATGATGTGTTAACTTTCACTAATTTACAACCCAAGTTCCAGGGCACTTACTAACTGGTTTGTTGGCGATGTTAGAGTTCCAGTTCCTTCAGAACCAAAGACGATCAATGGCTTAGATGACCCACCCTTTTGTTGCAATTGTGGCATTGATATCGCATCTCCTGGTGTGTGAGTAGATGGTGTTGAGGGTGCCGAGCTTGGAGAGGGTCCAGCAGTGTTTGCAGTTCCGGAACTGTTGGCAGGACCTGAGGATGAGACAGGCTGCTTTCGCTTACGCCCACCTTGAGTTTTTGAAGCCTGAAAATCCACAAAAAAGATCGTGTTCCAAACCTTAATGAGCATGTAAACCAAATTAACTCTAAATTGTCCATAACCAAGAGGTACAGCTTAATGATGTTTTTTCCACTGATTCTGGGCACAAGAACAACAGCCATAGAAAAACAGGAGTTATTCGGTATTATTCTAAGATAAACTTACAGTAGCATATTCGCCGACAATTCTTAAATTAACATCCTAGTTTCCCAACTCGATTCATTTTGTCGTATTTCTTATCCAAATTTCCAGAAAAAATCAGCCAGAGCAAATCATTGTTGTTGCTGTCAAAGAAATGGGCtccaaatttataaatttaatctCCATTACTGTTCTCATAGGGCAATCAGAAAATATTTACATTCAGCACCATACTAGCAAATGTTCTACAAACTGTAAAACAATCCACTTGTTTTTTCAAAAAGGATTGAAGCCCCCAATGTTCTGCAAGACAATGGACGGTGGTTAGCTCTATAAATGTGTACAAATAGCATCATATCACTGACCCAGTATATCCAAAAGTAGACCATATAAGTTTAAGAAACTTCCATATTCTCCAAATTATAGATTATCTTCGATATAGATGTCAGATAAGTTACTACAATTAGTTATAAACATGGTAAAAATGCTATAGTTGAAGTTTACAAGAAGCAGGTGTAAAGTGAGATGCTTACATTTAGAGCCTAAATGAGGTGTCTGCATTTTCTTACCATTAAATCAGGTTGTTAGtagaaaaaatcaaaaagaaaagcagaaaTGTTGTTATCCTGTTGCAAGGGCTGTGGGGCTCTTACATAAATCAAAGGAGGAAGTTGACAAACTATAACCTTAATTACAATAAATGCACCCCTGCATACTAAGATGAGGAGTAAGGCATGTACACTGAACAAAAGCTGCTATTTGAGATGCCGTCTTATACCATAATCTATAAGGTTTTATCTGAAGTATTCGTATAAACCAGGAAATGTTTCAATTTTCTACGCACCTTCTTAGACTATGATTACATCATTAGTGAAGGTAACAGAACCCTGGCAACAAAATTGCTCTGCAAGTCACATTTGAGATGCCActgcatgaaaagaaaagacaaaccTGATCAGTTCCTCTAAAGGAGCTTGACATGCTTCCGTCCACTGTTACATTGCCAGTACTGAGCTTTTCTTGTTTAGGAAGAAGGTAATTTGAATTTTGTGACTGCAAACTTGAAATAGCATGCTGTTGAAGCTGCTGCTGTTGGCTACCACttcgctgctgctgctgctgttgcaaCTGAGCTATTTTCTACTAAACGAAGATAAGAAGATAAGATAGCAGAAGGCAATCCTTGCAAACAGAAGATCATAAAACAAAACATAGCTATAAGTCTATTTCTTCGGAACCAATAATATGCAGTTATACAACCATTGGGAGTGGCAGCTGCTGCTATGTAACTAACATTATGCTTTTTGTCAGTAACAAACATCACTAATACAACAAACAATAACACAACAGCATGTAGCAGATATATGCAGATCTGATATGTAATTAAAAGCTTTTGCAATAGATCGTCAATTTTCATTTCCCATTTTCATAATAAGCCAAGATGATAATTTGAGGCATCAGGGCAGTCCATACAGCCTGCAAGCACTGGTGGCCAATGGCAAAGAAGAGCAATAGCAACCAGCTAATTGCAGGACAAAAACAGTCTTTGATTGCCCAACAGGGGAATGGAAAATACACATTATAACATAGTTGACAAATATGCCCATGATAATTATTGCAAAAGTTTATGTCAAGTAGCGGCAAGATGAAACAACACcaacaacaagaaaaaaaacttgCATTTCAACAATAAAATTCATTTATTGGCTGAAACAACTTAATTATGCAGTTATACAACCATCAGGAATGGAAGGTACTGCTTTGTAATTTACATCATGCTTTTTGTCGGAAACAAATATCACTTAGAACACACAATAACACAACAGTATGCAGTAGACATATGCAGGTCTGATATGCAATCAAAAGCTTTTGCAACAAATCATCGATTTACATTTTCCACTATCATAATAGCTCATTATGATAATTTTAGGCATCAGGGCAGTCTACATAGCCTGTAAGCATTGGTGGCCAATGACAAAGAATAGTGATCGCAACCATCTTTTGCAGGACAAAAACAGTCTTGATTGCCAAACAGGGGATCGTAACATACACATTATAACATAGTTGACAAATATGCTCATTATGATTACTGCAAGAGTTTATGTCCAGTTGTAGCAGCAAGATGAAACAAGACCCAAAAAACTTTCATTTCAACAACAAAGTTCAATTACTACCTAACACATCTTCATCATGATATTTGCAGATAATTGTCAGGAACTCTTGAAATTTATCATAAGAACTGTTTCATGATTATACCTTTTCTATCcacaaaaataagaaattatataAAGCTTTCAACAAGTAGAAGCACCAAGATAAGAAAAGGATTAGAGGTGCACCTTAATTAGCATATCTGTATCAGCACGAGGTATAACAGGGCATGAAGTTTGCGTTGGAGATCCAACATTTGGAATGACATCAACATTGTTTGATTGACCATCCTTCCCAAGAAGCATGTTCCTATTGTTCAGAAGCATCCTTAGCCTTCTGCTGTCAACATCACCAGCTGATGGGGATGTCAAATTCTGCTGTGCTTGAAAAAGTAGCTGTTGTTGGTGTGGACTTAGAAACTGAAGTTGATGAAATTGTTGTGGGGATTGCATAAATGATTTTTGTTGTTGCAGAATTCCTGAACGGAGCTGGTCAAGTCcctgaaaaaagtaaaaaaaaaataacaaaagatgTACAAACAAGGCACGTTGCTAAGTAAGGAACAGACATGAAAGTTTGCATACGTGCAAAGGGTTTGGATACAGAAATCAGATGCAAAAGTGATAGTTGAATTTGAGACAGCATAAAACTCGCAACAACATATTCGCAGTTTAAAAGGTAATAAATATCTAATGACTTTAGGAATGGTACCAAGctgtaagaaaaacaaaaggatgTAACAGAAGTATTTTTTTCATCGAATAAAAGTTAGTGGTTCTGGATGCACTGCGAAAGAGAAACATGTATAGGAGAAACCCGAGCTACTAAAGGAAGTGAAATGATGTCTAACAAAAATTAGTCTATCAATGACAAGCTGCTATAGAGAAACTGCAGGACtcagtttctttttttctttatttcttttttttttgaggtgaGGATAGGAACCCAAAAACATCACGACTGCCATTTTCAGAATAATGTTTAAATACTATGGAGCTTATTAGGGAGGTGCTAAAGTGTCAATTATAAAAATCCAAAACAATAAACATCGGTAGTCAGAAAATTGTGTTTTAAGGATGTATAAATCTTTCGATCACAAGGATTGGAATTTTGGAAGACAAAATCATAGAATTTGATCAAGGGATAAAACTGCTAACTATAAGCCAATGAGGAAAACATAATGAAAAGGCAGTGATTATCCACAATAATTACCATGGTAAGATGAAAGCAAAGGTAAATGGTGCCAAAAAGTTTGCAAATAACTGGTTTTGTGAATGTGTATTGTCTCATAAATGCAGGCTGCATCCAGGATTTGTTTAAATTTGTCACATACAAAGAAAAAACCCTGTGGTTTGTATTGTTTGGTATGTACAGTTTGGGAATATGCTGTTTACATATTCAGCCAGATAAGGGGCTAAATTGGTGTCACACCAAACTCTAGAAAACTGGATAAAAGAACCTAGTAAGCATGGGGAATGCAATGTCAATTGATGTTCAACAAAAAATGAAACATATTCACAATTGACGGACAAGAAGTCAAGCACTACCGTAAAGAGAGTACTTTCGTTACCTTCAACATCTATttaagagataaaaaaaaaagaaggggagaCAAATTAACACATTTATAATGAAATTAGAATAAGacagatgatgatgcagaaagatGATACTGGGATGTTGTGTGTGACATCTAGGTGACTTGCATTGCATGCATTATAGAGGTCGAAAATGATGAAGGTGGAAATGCAAAACATGAATAAAGCACAAATGAAATTCACAAATCTAAGTTTTACAAGTCATGAAGACAAAACTTACTGTGAGAGGCCATCCTTTCAAAGTCAAGTTGTTCCCTGTTTGATTTGATCCTGCCATGATTGCGATTACTGAGTTTATATAGCTTAAGAACAACTACTTCAGTTAATcttagaaatattttttatatattatagtAAAGAAGGAAGGGTAAGCCATTGATAGGACCACAACTGAGCAATATATCAAACTCAAGTGATAGTGATCATAGGCGATCAAGGCTGTAGCTTCATGGAGCAAATAAAATATGATAAGAGCACACACAGAGCTATAATCAAAACGATATAACTAGAAAGCAAATTACCTACCAAATCTTAATTGAAACAAAATATTGAAAGCAGTACACAAATCGTGAAAATATGTTAGGATGTGCACAAACATGGTAATATGCATTTTCAGTTAAAAGTTCCAAATATGTAAACAAATTAAAATGAACTAAAAAGTTCATAACAGCAACTACCTGGAATTCCAATTTGCGATCCATCAGGACCTGCAGCCCTAGGGTTCAAAGCAGGATTCATCTCAGTCTTGATGTCCTGTCAAAATTTCAGTTACACCAGcaacaacaaaaacaaaaaacagtAATCGCATTGCTTACTAAAAACTAACCTGTGTTGCTCCAGGAAGTTGCTGATTCCTAACCTGAACCTGCTGCAAAGTCCCTGATAAGCTACCAGCTGAACCATGAAAAACTTGCCTGAAATGAAAACATGATCAAATGGCAGAtctagcatagttgtttgagATGTTTCGCCCATCTGACAACTCTACGCAAATGCAAACTATAGATGCACAAAGGCACCATAACCATGATGATTAGAGAAAATAACATTAGCTGCAATCTGTGACATATTTAAACTTCATTAAATCTTAATAATCATTGAGTATCATGCAAGTTTTAGGACATATACCCTGAAGGCTGTCCAGATGTTGCAgctgattttaacaatgatgcatggcttggatcCACTAGCTGACCCACATTTTCACCAAATCTTTGCTGCAAACAAATTGCCCAGATGGCGAAGGATCAGTTGATAAGCAAGTAAATACTATGTAAgcaaaaacaatacatgtcagCATAGAATTACCTTTGAAGAGGTTTCATCTAAAGGGTCCCTTTGAAGTGGAAACTTCAATCGTTCCTCATACATTTTTGTTGCCAAGGCATTAGCAATTCCAGAACTCTGCCGCATTAAAGAGTCACTGCCAACAAGCCCATTCACAGTGCCATTTAGAAGATGAGCTCCCTCTCTACAttgctgttgctgctgctgctgctgctgctgctgctgctgctgctgttgctgctgctgctgctgccgcctcTGTAAAAGTTGTTGCATTTGAATTTGTTGATGTTGTTGCTGCTGTTGAGGTGGTGCCTGCTGCTGCTCCCTTGCTTTTGTATGTTGAGTCTGCCGTCGTAAAAGGCAATGGATGTTAACGGCCAAAAATTAGTAGGCTGCAGCTGCCAAATCAACTTGAACTTTAAAAGAAGCATGTCTATAACATGCAtaacaatatcagcataccttAGAAATTGCAATTCTCTTGTGACAGGGAGCATCTTTTGCATGGTAACATTTACATAACACATCACCATCACATGCTCagttttcttttcaaaatgaaTAAAAACATATGGAAAAGGATATGAAGCAGCCATGCAAGCACAAGCATTTGAACCAGACAAATATCATTTATCACACTCCTGATCTGGAATAAAAATGATAATTTACTGCATACAAGAAAGCCTATTGCAGTAAATGGTACTAGGTAAACCATTACAGAAGACAGCACTCGGTAGAAAATGCAGAAAGGGGTCCAAACAAAGAGAAATTACTGCCTACATGCCTAGAATGAAATCGATAAAAGATGATGCATTTCAAGCAATTAGAATTTCTACTGTGGTGTTATGAAGCCAAATCAGCCATTCTACAAAGTTAAATACATATTCAATATCTGATATGTTACATGTGTAAAAAACGGCCTTCATGCTGCCTGAAAGACAATACTGTCACAGATCAGAATGTGTAGATAACAAAACAAGTTCAATTTCAGAACTAATCAGCTGAAGTAGATACACAATACGATGCCAAAGAGTGCTTCATGTAACTTTTTTCCCTAGATAAGGGACTAACAACTTGCAGCATATAAATGCACAATCTTGCCCAAGAAAAGGAGAACGGagaacaaaacaaaaaaggagAATAAAAGGAGAATGGAGAATAAATGCACAATCTTACAGCATATAGATGCACAATCTTGCCCAAAAAAGGAGAATGGAGAATAAAATCGatgtttttttaaacaaaaatgaaaataatattatgaacGGCCATAAAAACTTGCCTCAATGTATGACGATGCGACAACAGAATGCTTTTCATTTGTCCGTGCAATGAATATATCCCAAAAAACAGACCACCACTCAAAAAGAAAACCACCAGGAGCATCAATTGCTGAAAATTAGGTAATCAAAGTATTCAAATAATAtcaatttaataaaaagaaaatccaagCATAAAAAAGTACCAACAATCTCCATGGCTTCCGGAAATTTCTCTGCAACTTACCGACCGGATCAGAAGATACCTTCCCTTCAGCTTGGAAGGCCTTTGCAGTTGCCTGCAGATTTCTCTTCACTAAATAATCATAAATATACACATCCAGCCTGTTTTGAGCATTCCATAGAAGATTACAGCATCAGTCAAAGAGTAAGAAATTTCTAATAGAGGGGGAGAGACGTGCCAAGTGCATAGAAACGAAGAAAGCTTACAATTGAGCCAGAAGAACAAATCTTCCGGAGaggaaaaacagagaaaaatgaAAACTTTATTTCTTGAGCTAAAACTCGGCAATAGAGTAAATGGGAAATAAAAAGTAAGGACGGGGGAAAAAATAACAAGAACATCAACGAAAAGATGTagcagaagaaaaggaagaatatTTTTAATTCTCCATTACTTGATGCAAGAGCTGCAAAGATTCCATCAAATAAAAATTTCAGCACTTGCAATCCACGATAAAAGAAATACAAGAATCCAGTAAGGACCATGCAGAAAATTGAATCTAAACGAAAAAAAGAGGGCAAAAAAGCAcaaggaacaaagaaaaagatttctaataaacaagaaaatattTTGTTAAAACAGCATCAAATCTCCTAAACACTGACCCTGAGCAAGAAAACACACTGAAACTCACAAAAATCGGTTCTTGAAatagaaataacaaaaagatcaaaaaaatcaaaaaaatcggCCAAAGATGGAAAATCCTGGAACAAAATGGGCGGCTAGCAGCTCAAACGCATCAAAACCCTAGCGGACACAACCCTACAATAACGGCTACCAAATACACAAGAAGAACCCACCAGGAAACAGCGATCAAAATATGAAAACTAGATAACCGACAAAATCGAATGATAAAGAAGACAAGACCCTACAAAAATCCGAAACGAAACAGAGATTTCAAACAAGCAAGGCTTCAAAGGGTTACATTTTAACCCTACGATAACGGCTACCAAATACGCAAGAAGAACCCACCAGGAAACAGCGATCAAAATATGAAAAACTAGATAACCGACAAAATCGAATGATAAAGAAGACAAAACCCTCCAAAAATCCGAAACGAAACAGAGATTTCAAACAAGCAAGGCatcaaaagcttacattttaTCGGCTTCCCAGTTGGTCTGCGACATGATTCCGGCCAATCCAAAACCGACCAAATCCTCTCTCCTCCGCTGCGTCTCTCCCTCTTCCCCAAACTCTCACTCTTCGAGCCGAGAGACTTCAGAGAATCCGAACTTAATCTTCTTCCCCCTCCTCGAATCGGATTCCATCAAGAAAGCACGAGCATCGCCTTTCTTTGTCCCCCACCCTTTTTTCGTCTTCTCGTAACTCCCAGCCGCAGCTCTATTCCTTCTTTTATCCAAAACAGAGGTCAGGAGAGAGAACAGAGGAAACCGtcgagaaaaaattaaaaaaaaaaactctcagcGACTGGGTAGACAGCCGTACCCTATTTATATTAGGGCTAAAAATCTTGAgaataaatgaataaaaataaaatacgtCTCGATATTTTCGCTTCTGTAAGTCGACGACGATGGTTACCGATGAATACCCTTTTTATCGTCTCCAGCCTCCCCTTAAAATTTATATGCGGGTTAAGAATTGTAGTCCAAGGTATCCTGGTTCCTGTCCGATCATTAATCCCCATTCCGATTTCTATAAATAGAATAAAGTACAAAATAATATTAGATTAAAGATAAATTATACTTAGATCCAATAGTACGAAAAACCTAAAATTACTttaaaaataaccaaaataatcCTTAAAAAAACTTtctagcatttatatatttattatacttatactcaatattttataaaaacttATACTTACACCCATTTAAATTGACAATGCTAGTAAAACCGTTTATTTACCTCTCtaaaaaaataagatttttcGTTCGCTTTTTAGACTCTCGAAACTCTTCAAATTATTCCATCTTCCAAAGTCTTTTTCTCTTTAAGATTAAGCAGCTATAGGTTATTTTCCGCTTTACCACCCCACCACGAATGTCTCTTTCCGACAAGCGACCAGCAAAAAACTTCTTTTTTAACTGACATTTGACGACGAACATCCTTTTCGACCAGCTCCATCCTTTCTGATCAGATTTTTTTCTCGTTTTTTGCCCCACCACATCATAAAAACCAAAGATGTTGACGTGTTATTTGTTGATTTTGAACtctactttttcaatattgtaaACATAATTTCTTAATATTATCATTAGAATGAGGATTCCTATATCTACATATGGAGCTATAATATCTCTGATAGCCTGTCATCAAAAGGATTCAAATCAATACATACGTGAAAACTTTTTGTTTGGAGGGTGCATCAATTGCAGTTCTATTGTCTAGTTTGAACCATGGATAGGctggctcaagcaacaaaatTCTTGATGTTAATTCTCTGCAGCAGAAAATTTTAGAGGCATTCACTTGTTTGAGAGAACTAGATTGCTTTTTTCTTTAACACATGACTCTTTTCTGCTAAATTATCAAGATTAAGCTCATATCCATGGCATCTCATGGTTGTTTTTCTCTCTAGATGGATGTTATATCACTTAAAACTAGTTTggtcatttttaattttttttctgatgTTGCATTTAGTCTTATTTAAGTTAATGGTTTAGCTAACATTTTTGTTAGGTTATGGGTTAAAGGATTGGATAAAAACAAACCTCAGTGGGATagaagtaaatttttcaaactaCTGGATGTAAGTATAATATATCCATAATTTTAGGAGCTTTTATGAAGGAGtaattttgactttttataTGAGCAAAATAGATTCACTGATGCCGTTAATTTAGTGGTAAATATAAGTTTTAGGAACTGGTAGATATAAGTATAATAAATGTAAATTTCAATAGGAACTTTTGTGATATACTCTTATCTCAATTCTCTCATGTTGGCTCTACTTTGGACGTATATATAAGAGATCAGCACCATCTCAATTCTCTCATGTTGGCTCTACTTTGGACGTATATATAAGAGATCAGCACCATCTCAAATTCTCAATTCTCTCACGTTGGCTCTACTTTGTCCAAAACCCACTCCCTTGGCCCAAAATCAACACACCGAGCGCGAGAAACTGGCTTCACCACATGGGCGGACGGGATTCGTTTGAGATGGCAATTTCAACAGTAAATCATGCATCCGTACAGTGGTTTCTATGCGACAGCTCCCTCAGGCATTGCCTTGCCGAGGCGAGACTACATTATATATTTATTGCCCGTGGATCGGTCCG
This portion of the Phoenix dactylifera cultivar Barhee BC4 chromosome 11, palm_55x_up_171113_PBpolish2nd_filt_p, whole genome shotgun sequence genome encodes:
- the LOC103721045 gene encoding transcriptional corepressor LEUNIG-like isoform X3, which encodes MQQLLQRRQQQQQQQQQQQQQQQQQQQQQCREGAHLLNGTVNGLVGSDSLMRQSSGIANALATKMYEERLKFPLQRDPLDETSSKQRFGENVGQLVDPSHASLLKSAATSGQPSGQVFHGSAGSLSGTLQQVQVRNQQLPGATQDIKTEMNPALNPRAAGPDGSQIGIPGSNQTGNNLTLKGWPLTGLDQLRSGILQQQKSFMQSPQQFHQLQFLSPHQQQLLFQAQQNLTSPSAGDVDSRRLRMLLNNRNMLLGKDGQSNNVDVIPNVGSPTQTSCPVIPRADTDMLIKKIAQLQQQQQQRSGSQQQQLQQHAISSLQSQNSNYLLPKQEKLSTGNVTVDGSMSSSFRGTDQASKTQGGRKRKQPVSSSGPANSSGTANTAGPSPSSAPSTPSTHTPGDAISMPQLQQKGGSSKPLIVFGSEGTGTLTSPTNQLWDDKDIELQADMDRFVEDGSLGDNVESFLSHDDTDPRDTVGRCLDVSKGFTFTEIGSSQASTNKVVCCHFSSDGKLLATGGHDKKAVLWYTETLKPKSTLEEHTLLITDVRFSPSMPRLATSSFDKTVRVWDADNPGYSLRTFTGHSASVMSLDFHPNKDDLICSCDGDGEIRYWSINNGSCVRVFKGGTNQMRFQPCQGRYLAAAADNSISILDVETQACRQTLEGHRNHVDSLCWNPLGDLLASVSEDSVRVWSLGSGSEGECVHELSCNGNKFHSCVFHPTYPSLLVIGCYQSLELWDMPENKTMTLPAHEGLIAALAVSNVTGSVASASHDKFVKLWK
- the LOC103721045 gene encoding transcriptional corepressor LEUNIG-like isoform X2, producing MSQTNWEADKMLDVYIYDYLVKRNLQATAKAFQAEGKVSSDPVAIDAPGGFLFEWWSVFWDIFIARTNEKHSVVASSYIETQHTKAREQQQAPPQQQQQHQQIQMQQLLQRRQQQQQQQQQQQQQQQQQQQQQCREGAHLLNGTVNGLVGSDSLMRQSSGIANALATKMYEERLKFPLQRDPLDETSSKQRFGENVGQLVDPSHASLLKSAATSGQPSGQVFHGSAGSLSGTLQQVQVRNQQLPGATQDIKTEMNPALNPRAAGPDGSQIGIPGSNQTGNNLTLKGWPLTGLDQLRSGILQQQKSFMQSPQQFHQLQFLSPHQQQLLFQAQQNLTSPSAGDVDSRRLRMLLNNRNMLLGKDGQSNNVDVIPNVGSPTQTSCPVIPRADTDMLIKKIAQLQQQQQQRSGSQQQQLQQHAISSLQSQNSNYLLPKQEKLSTGNVTVDGSMSSSFRGTDQASKTQGGRKRKQPVSSSGPANSSGTANTAGPSPSSAPSTPSTHTPGDAISMPQLQQKGGSSKPLIVFGSEGTGTLTSPTNQLADMDRFVEDGSLGDNVESFLSHDDTDPRDTVGRCLDVSKGFTFTEIGSSQASTNKVVCCHFSSDGKLLATGGHDKKAVLWYTETLKPKSTLEEHTLLITDVRFSPSMPRLATSSFDKTVRVWDADNPGYSLRTFTGHSASVMSLDFHPNKDDLICSCDGDGEIRYWSINNGSCVRVFKGGTNQMRFQPCQGRYLAAAADNSISILDVETQACRQTLEGHRNHVDSLCWNPLGDLLASVSEDSVRVWSLGSGSEGECVHELSCNGNKFHSCVFHPTYPSLLVIGCYQSLELWDMPENKTMTLPAHEGLIAALAVSNVTGSVASASHDKFVKLWK
- the LOC103721045 gene encoding transcriptional corepressor LEUNIG-like isoform X1 yields the protein MSQTNWEADKMLDVYIYDYLVKRNLQATAKAFQAEGKVSSDPVAIDAPGGFLFEWWSVFWDIFIARTNEKHSVVASSYIETQHTKAREQQQAPPQQQQQHQQIQMQQLLQRRQQQQQQQQQQQQQQQQQQQQQCREGAHLLNGTVNGLVGSDSLMRQSSGIANALATKMYEERLKFPLQRDPLDETSSKQRFGENVGQLVDPSHASLLKSAATSGQPSGQVFHGSAGSLSGTLQQVQVRNQQLPGATQDIKTEMNPALNPRAAGPDGSQIGIPGSNQTGNNLTLKGWPLTGLDQLRSGILQQQKSFMQSPQQFHQLQFLSPHQQQLLFQAQQNLTSPSAGDVDSRRLRMLLNNRNMLLGKDGQSNNVDVIPNVGSPTQTSCPVIPRADTDMLIKKIAQLQQQQQQRSGSQQQQLQQHAISSLQSQNSNYLLPKQEKLSTGNVTVDGSMSSSFRGTDQASKTQGGRKRKQPVSSSGPANSSGTANTAGPSPSSAPSTPSTHTPGDAISMPQLQQKGGSSKPLIVFGSEGTGTLTSPTNQLWDDKDIELQADMDRFVEDGSLGDNVESFLSHDDTDPRDTVGRCLDVSKGFTFTEIGSSQASTNKVVCCHFSSDGKLLATGGHDKKAVLWYTETLKPKSTLEEHTLLITDVRFSPSMPRLATSSFDKTVRVWDADNPGYSLRTFTGHSASVMSLDFHPNKDDLICSCDGDGEIRYWSINNGSCVRVFKGGTNQMRFQPCQGRYLAAAADNSISILDVETQACRQTLEGHRNHVDSLCWNPLGDLLASVSEDSVRVWSLGSGSEGECVHELSCNGNKFHSCVFHPTYPSLLVIGCYQSLELWDMPENKTMTLPAHEGLIAALAVSNVTGSVASASHDKFVKLWK